A region of the Nitrospirota bacterium genome:
CCCTTTTTGATACAGATAAGGAATTCTCCTTTTTTTGTTTTCTTCTCAACCAGGAAATCCGCACCACAATCGGGACATGTTTTCGAAACTGGCCTGTACCAGGTAGCAAATGTGCATTTCGGGTAATTGCTGCAACTAAAAAAGGTCTTGCCT
Encoded here:
- a CDS encoding topoisomerase DNA-binding C4 zinc finger domain-containing protein encodes the protein GKTFFSCSNYPKCTFATWYRPVSKTCPDCGADFLVEKKTKKGEFLICIKKGCSYKEEALTEAL